The window gagtctgtcccccttcaacctcaattcatgtcctctagttctaccaccttcccgtctccgaaaaaggttcatttgcggattaatacctttcaagtatttgaacgtctgtatcatgtcacccctgtttctcctttcctccaaggtatacatgttcaggacggcaagtctctcctcatacggtttgcaatgcaaatcccataccatttttgtagcttttctttgcaccgcttccagtctttttacatctttgcgagatgcggcctccaaaacatTTCCTTTTAGTGTTCTTACCCTAATCttattgatgcagtgttctggttttgtaaagtgctgtcccacactccagtgccaaccaggatgccaccaCTTGGTATGACAAAGTTTCAAATGATCATGATTCTTGTCTTAGAATCTTTCATCTATTCGTGTCTTGCAGATATTCGCTGATGAGAAAATGTTCCACCAGATGAGTAAATGTTTAGGTATAACTAGTTACTGGGGTTTCAGTTTGTAAGGCTTTTCAGAATTACTCAAGAGTTCTTAAGTGTTGGTGTGGATTAACACGTGGTACctaaagtaaaacccggctggctcaatccgtcctcctttttctggagccatatggtaaccctactggtACCCTACTCCCACTCCTGGGGATTTGGGGAGATAAAGGATTATTTTGCTAGAAAAAGTTGTTTAGGGGAGATAAAGGCAAGGACTATTATTGAAAGTTGGAGAAATGTGGATACATCGAGCAATAGTGTCACCCAGCCTAGAGGGAactgcaggggcggggcatgcaAATTGCTGACTTTCACTGCTGGGAGGAAATCGCACACCACTATATTTACACAcacaggggttgatattcaaagcattttaaccaggcaggagaggctcctggctggttaagtggctTGTGGATGGCTGTCCGCGGCATTTAACCAGAGAGTGCCGTTGAATATCATCACTAACCACCTACGCTGTGattggtccaggggcagagtctgggcagagcagtggtgtagccacaggtgggccagggtgggcctgggcccacccacatagggctcaggcccacccaacatttagcagtagctggtggggatcccaatctctgccagctgaagacttccccctgatggtaacgaaaaggctgctctccatgacaccggcacctacgcatgctcagttttgagcgcatgcctgctgcagactgccaaggcggagagaagcatttttccacatttttttggtggggtggagaacacttggtgcccacccacttcttgcctaggcccacccaaaatctgctgtctggctacgcccctgcttggcagAGTCAGCAGTTATGCAATTAAGCactgagggggccttttacaaaggcacactagcgtttttagtgagaGCTAAATGCTGGAGACGCCCCTAGGGATATATGGACAtcactagcatttagcgtgcactaaaaacacttcCACCCCTTTTTAGAAGAAGCCCTAAACCACATAAGGTAACCGGACAAATCAGACCGCGTAAAACACAGTTTTACCTTTGTCCGGTTTCACCTATCCGCTTAAGGGCTgaagaacgcattaccaaaagccgtgaaaacaacttatgatcacctaaacttccggaaatcattaaaaactaacctgttcaaaaaggcataccctaccgacccaacttaaatgcctgtaccctgcaacacaacgaaaccaaagctcgtaatggacatataataacccttcctctctacgattccctagtgtgtctatacacacgaaccttattctaccacaacattactgtatttgttcataccggaattggcgaacgcctttaccgtactatgtaagccacattgagcctgcaaataggtgggaaaatgcgggatacaaatgtaacaaataaataaataaataatttccagAACATGGCAATGGTGAATCATGTCATCAATTAACATTTGAAAAATAAGTCTCGTCAGTATAGTAGGGATGTAATCAACTCAAAATATCTAACACTGGGGGGCGCTGTGGAGCTCAACTGGCACTCATGCATGAGGTGAGAGCACTCCACAACGAGACACTGAAAAAGCATCAAAATCCAGGTTTCAAAATCATAAGCTGACCAATATTTTTTCTAACACCTCTGGGAATAAGTCTTCTAAGtaagttcacaaaatcatctacggagaagccccgagttacatgacagactcgatcgacttaccaattagaaatacatccgaatcaacatgatcttttctaaatctgcactacccaagctgcaaaggacttaaatacaaaacaatttactcaactagtttttcctacataagcacacaactgtggaacgcattaccaaaagccttgaaaacaacttatgatcacctaaacttccggaaatcattaaaaactaacctgttcaaaaaggcataccctaccgacccaacttaaatgcctgtaccctgcaacacaacgacaccaaagctcgtaatggacatataataacccttcctctctacgattccctagtgtgtctgtacacacgaaccttattctaccacagtattactgtatttgttcataccggacttggcgaatgcctttacggtattatgtaagccacattgagcctgcaaataggtgggaaaatgtgggatacaaataaataaatgaataaataaaataaaataaaaaatattggccttaaccacataagtgctgatCATCCACACATACCCAGATGTTCAATGTCAGTGTCCGGATACGGCCCAACAGTGAATACTGGGCATAAATCTGGCAGCAGCTAAAAGAAGACCCACCGCTGCCAGCTGAATCAGTAATAATATCATTCAGAGCTGAAGGGTAagaataaatatatattgttaGGAAGTGGCAGGAATGTATTCTTGTGGAAGGCAAATTCTGCATCCTAACCAGAAAGGATTGGATTTTGCTTCGTTGCCAGGCTTGAGAATGAATTAGAGATCAAGGAAATGAAATTGGTAGGTAAGACCTGGTTTATTTATCTTGCCAGCTTCTGCTTGGTTTTTGATATTTTGGttgagagaggagggggggggggggtttcatgtagaagggttggaaagaattctttGAGCTATACTCTGCATGCTTTTCTCACTTTTTTTCAGATGATAACTGTGGGGATCATCTCGGAGGGCGAGCAGAGAGTGAGGTTGTGTTTGTTGTGTATTCTATTTGACGTGTTACATTAAGtctttgcttttgttttgttatgTGTTTATTCACTATATTGTTTTGTTCATTGCTTTAAAGTGAATTTTCACAGAGTGGTTAATCACTATTTTGAGAAACATAAATATAATGCAGTAGTCCTCTGGTCAGAGTCTGGATTGAGCAGCCTATTCGCATAATTATGTTGCTAAcatccagaataaaaaaaagcacaattaACATTGGTTGAAGTGAATTTATTCTCCGTTCCAGCAGTCCTGAAAACAAGACACTCTGAGCATTATATATGTGACAGAAACTTATATATGTACACATAAATTATACCAGATGTATATTCCGAGCCGATGTGTCACCTTCTACCTGGGACACTTGTCATCTGTGTAGGAGAGGTCTTACAACTGATTGCCCCAAATGCCTTGTGGCTGGCTTGTAAGGCAGGTGATGGTCCGGTCAGactgggccgccgagagactgggcccggagcagggcaacccccccccccccccccgaggtcaccgccgccgctgctcccccctcccccctccaccaggccgggccccctacattgaaatcacagcgcctttcacctgcgtgtgaaagcgctgcaggcagcagatcgcctttcgggcatccttccctccctgtgtcccgccctcatatgacataacttccgcgagggtgggacacaaggagggaaggagggccgaagggaggcgatctgctgcctgcagcgctttcacacggaggtgagaggcgctgtgatttcaatgtagggggcccggcctggtggcagacgatcgacgacggagggcgggtgggacttcGGCGCCGGGaagtttgtcccccctgccccccccctcttggcggctatgGGTCTGACATCCTTCTGATACCTCACTGACCACTCCCTGCTTACTTAATGCCGTGGGTAAGAAATTGAGACTCCAAGAATATCTTCTAGAAGTCACTGTTAGCCAATATGGACTCTGGTGGCAGTTTAGTGTTATGGAAGTAGGCCATTCTCAAGAAATACTGGCTCAGTTTCATTTACACTGAAGCTCAAGTCCATGTTGATAGCCTGCCGAAGGTCTTCCTTTTCCGTGAGGCTGATTTTCTGGGGAAAGGATAgatggggaggggttgggggtgtTTTTCTGGGACAGCAGAAAGGAGGCGTGAATTGTTCTTAGGGCTCCATTTGAGGATGGGGGCCCGTGCGTTGCAGGTTAAGGGTCTTGGAGAGCACAgggtgtaaggggggggggagggcagagaggatcTGATATGAGGGGGGGAAGGGTTGTAGTTTAGTATGGCAGGAAATCTTCCATCTGTCAAGTCTTCAGGCTGAAGGGGCCATCGTCAAAAGGGGAGAATCTGCACAAGAGAGATGGAAAaagaaaggaattagaaaagtgaGACACGTCCCCTTTACCCTTTTCATTCCTCTTTTCTTTCATGCCTCTGGTTCATGTCTTTCTTGCCCTGTCTGAGAGATCATGGTCGTTATTAAACTTTGACTGAGCATCAGAGGTCTGTTTGGGAAGAGAAGCTACCTCGCAGGAGTCAAAAAAGAACCAAATTTCAAACCTTCCCGGCCCCCAGTTCTCACCAAGGACCAACATGGTGGGGGAGGAAAGAGGGCAAGGTTACACCACTTGATGTGTTTTCATGTTAACCCGATCCTGTTCTGCTGAGTTCTGCTTTCCCTGGGGGTAATCTgagtttgttcagtacccattCTTATACCCTCCCTCATGGCATGATCCATATTTATTCTGATCCCCCACTTACCCACAGCACAACTTTTTAGTATGAGTCTTACTTTGATCCCTGAGGAGAATAAAAAGGTTTGAGGTAAAATAGAAGGTGAGAGGGTGTTGCTGTACAGATTATCATCAGCCATCATCCCCATCACCAAATTCACTGATATATGTAAAGCACAAACAGCTGAGCCATAACTGcctaattctactactacttatcattgtgCTAAGGGTTTTacgctctaaggggtccttttactaaggtgtgccgaaaaatggcctgtgctggtgtagacacgtgtattggacgtgcacaggtccctTTTTCAGTGCgcaaaggcctcttttttgggggggcaaaaatggacgtgcggcaaaatgaaaattagcgtGTGTctgttttgggcctgagaccttaccccagccgttgacctagtggtaaggtctcgcgcgttaaccgggcagtaaaggTCTACGTGGGtagaatgctgattaccgcccagttagcaccatgcaccggaaaataaaatatattttccggcatgcCTAGTGGACAcgcgtagaaaatgaaattaccacccagtccATACGGTAGACGGACTGTAGTTCGAAACTGACGCACACAGGACGTGCATacgtgcctacacagcttagtaacagggcccctggAATCATTTTCCTGGATATTTAAGACTCTGTtccagccaggcttatatttgggaaaAATGAGATTCGATagtgccaaacccctatgagaaaaactgcactggctcccaatcaaagaatgtactgcgttcaaaatctgcaccctggttcataaaatcatctatggcgaagccccgggatacatgacagacctcatagacctacagtgggggaaataagtatttgatcccttgctgattttgtaagtttgcccactgacaaagacatgagcagcccataattgaagggtaggttattggtaacagtgagagatagcacatcacaaattaaatccggaaaatcacattgtggaaagtatatgaatttatttgcattctgcagagggaaataagtatttgatcccccaccaaccagtaagagatctggcccctacagaccaggtagatgctccaaatcaactcgttacctgcatgacagacagctgtcggcaatggtcacctgtatgaaagacacctgtccacagactcagtgaatcagtcagactctaacctctacaaaatggccaagagcaaggagctgtctaaggatgtcagggacaagatcatacacctgcacaaggctggaatgggctacaaaaccatcagtaagacgctgggcgagaaggagacaactgttggtgccatagtaagaaaatggaagaagtacaaaatgactgtcaatcgacaaagatctggggctccacgcaaaatctcaccttgtggggtatccttgatcatgaggaaggttagaaatcagcctacaactacaaggggggaacttgtcaatgatctcaaggcagctgggaccactgtcaccacgaaaaccattggtaacacattacgacataacggattgcaatcctgcagtgcccgcaaggtccccctgctccggaaggcacatgtgacggcccgtctgaagtttgccagtgaacacctggatgatgccgagagtgattgggagaaggtgctgtggtcagatgagacaaaaattgagctctttggcatgaactcaactcgccgtgtttggaggaagagaaatgctgcctatgacccaaagaacaccgtccccactgtcaagcatggaggtggaaatgttatgttttgggggtacaaatgttaccgtacaattctgaatgacaacctccttccctccgccagggccttaaaaatgggtcgtggctgggtcttccagcacgacaatgacccaaaacatacagccaaggcaacaaaggagtggctcaggaagaagcacattagggtcatggagtggcctagccagtcaccagaccttaatcccattgaaaacttatggagggagctgaagctgcgagttgccaagcgacagcccagaactcttaatgatttagagatgatctgcaaagaggagtggaccaaaattcctcctgacatgtgtgcaaacctcatcatcaactacagaagacgtctgaccgctgtgcttgccaacaagggttttgccaccaagtattaggtcttgtttgccagagggattaaatacttatttccctctgcagaatgcaaataaattcatatactttccacaatgtgattttccggatttaatttgtgatgtgctatctctcactgttaccaataacctacccttcaattatgggctgctcatgtctttgtcagtgggcaaacttacaaaatcagcaagggatcaaatacttatttcccccactgtatgcatccagcatctcctatataagcacacaactatggaacgcattaacaagcaccgtgaaaacaacatatgaccacctaaacttccggaaattactaaaaactaacctgttcaaaaaggcataccctaacgatccaacttaaatgcctgaaccctgcaacacaacgaagccaaagccatgctggacataacttaactcttccttctccttacgattccccaatgtgtctgtcacacatgaactttactacaacatcactctgtatttgttcataccggaactggcgaacaccttgacggtactacgtaagccacattgagcctgcaaataggtgggaaaatgtggaatacaaatgtaacaaataaataaaaaaaattattttattataatttttttttatgaatGATCTCGGACTCATACTGATGGTTCTCCCTGGAGAAAAGCGTCCTGTTTGAATGACACTTAttgaaatgtattgtattgttgcTTTGGTTGTTATAATTATTATGGTTGTTTTTATCGTAACCCGCTTTGGTAATAAAACGGGGATATacatttgaaaaagaaataaataaatggtgataACTGATAACTGCTGatgattggcactaattttcAGTTACTGACATAACTGAGCTTAGTCAGGCATTCTAGAAACCAAGCACTCAAAAGCCCAAGCGTGTAAATGCAGGTGGGAGGGGCCTGGGTAGGTCAAGGGCGTGCCAAACATTTACAcactaagggctggattcagtaaatgttgCTCAAATTTACGCAcaaccgaaaataaaaattattttatagacacgcGTAtaggacgcgtgccaaaaatgaacttatggcaagagccatgcggtagccattgagtaactccattttggcacgcgtttgTTATTCtaagtctttttttattttttgtaagccacattgaaacaatattttattggaaaatgtgggttataaatacggaaataaataaataaataaataccctggGGCATGTTGACAGGCTAGGATCTAAAGGATGAATCCTTACCGCAAGCCCTTTCCCCGGTGGAATCCTCAGCACCCAAACCCGCTCAGGGCGCCGATGCGGTCCAGTTTCGCCCCGAAGCAGCCCTGGGATGGCATCTTCTTGGTCCGGCCACGGAACTTCTTCTGGTTATTCATGAAGTCATTGAAGAAACGCAGCCAGCCCCGGTTAGAGCTCGGTGACGTGGATTCCGTGGCGGTGGAATCGGCAGGAGCCTCTCTCAGGGGCCGGGGCTCAGGAGAGGTTTGCTGGGATGTGGCTGGCGTCTGTTCCACAGATACCAGGGCACGGGAATCCTCTCGTAAGAGGTCTACCGGCACCTGCGACAAAAGACAATAGAGAGCATTGTCCAAAGTGAAAAGGAAACCTGCAGAACGCTGCACAGTTTCTACAGTAAAACCATACACGGTTGGccaatattcactgtggaaatgtGATACCAACTATACTCTCTCTTCCACAGTCTCAGGCTAATAAATTTAATGGTCTCAGCGGCGGCGTAATGGTGTGACAACTTTAAACACTGCAGAGATTATAACACCCACTTCCTCATGGACCAGTAGATTAGAAATCTTTGAGGAGAATTTTGATGAGTTTATTATAAAGTAAAGCTTCAATTTGTAGCACAAAACTTTTGGTCAGTGAGGAGGTGGGTGAGTGTTATAAATCTTGTAGTGTTAAAGTCATCACACCAGAAAGTTACACTGCCCGTCTGTGCAAGACAGAGTATAGCAATttctacagtaacatagtaggtgacggcataaaaagacctggacggtccatccagtctgctgaacaagataagtacataagtaatgccacactgggaaaagaccaagggtccatcgagcccagcatcctgtccacgacagcggccaatccaggccaagggcacctggcgagcttcccaaacgcacaaacattctatacgtgttattcccggAATATGCgcttctttatatgtatacctgaccttgatttgtatctagaATCAAATAagaatagatatatattttttatctgaAATAACTATTTATTGCTAAACATTTCTATCTAACTCATATGAGATTTTTACAAGCATATCTTATTCATATGTAAATTATTCTCCACAATACAGTGATTAATACATCAAACAAATTACAGTTGTCATAAATCTTAAACTCAATCACCATACATAGTCCGTATCTTTTTCAATTGTGTAAATCATTGCCTGATGTCTAAGAGTTCAGGTAGTTAAAGAATAATACTAGTTCCCTAGTACCATGTCAATTTGCTccatagcggggatgggacgacttccctatgaaggaagactaaggaggctagggctattcagcttggagaggagacggctgaggggagacatgatagaggtatataaaataatgagtggagtggaacaggtggatgtgaagcgtctgttcatgctttccaaaaatactaggactagggggcatgcgatgaaactacagtgtagtaaatttaaaaacaaatcggagaaaaattttcttcacccaacgcataattaaactctggaattcgttgccggagaacatagtgaaggcagttggcttggcagagtttaaaaaggggttggacagtttcctaaaggacaagtccataaaccactactaaatggacttgggaaaaatccacaattccaggaataacatgtatagaatgtttgtacgtttggaaagctcgccaggtgcccttggcctggattggccgctgtcgtggacaggatgctgggctcgatggacctttggtcttttcccagtgtggcattacttatgtacttatatacttatgtacttatattagttATTGTGTCTCACGGAGGTGCACGCATGCCAGGACCGAGCTTTAAAGAGCTGGGTCCGGAACTACCCCCACCCTGACCGGGGATTTAAGTTTGGCCCCTTATCTCCTGCAGCTGCCTAAGCAACAAGTCTTTGTAGCCTACCTACCAGTGTGTTTCCTAACCTCACCTGGATTCTGTTTCCTGATGCTTGGACCATTAGATcccctggagctgtgggaccCAGGGCAGCTGacctgtttgccccccccccccttaacgcCAGCCCTGCAGCAGGGAGACATGCCAGCTTCCTCTCTGTTGTACTGTGGCACAGAGACACACGTGTAGCACTGAGATCTCACTCATCTCTTGGCATGAGGTACAGAGGCTGGCTGTAATCAGTTTCCCACACATAGAGATGAGCAGGTGACCATTGACCACACACTGTGTCATCGCACTTCTGTGCCTCAGGCGAGGGCTAACTTTTCTTCATCTTataggaggggtgacaaaaatttcttcaggtatattagtgaaaggacgaagactaaaaatggaattgtgagactgaaagatactgcaaaccgttatgtagataatgatgaagaaaaagcaaatttgctaaatagatacttttgctctgttttcacagaagaaaatcctggagaaggaccgcgatggactcgCAAAAGCacgaatgagaatggagtggatagagcaccgttcacggaagagagtgtgtatgaacaacttgaaaatctaaaggtggacaaagccgtgggaccggacggggatccaccccaggatattgagggagctcagacaggTTCTGTGCTACCGAGCACTAATTCAGTTCATGTGTGTTATTGGTAAAAAGTCTCAGGTCCAGATTCAGTAAACGGTACGCAGGAGGCACCATTATGATTTGCGCTAAGAGATCGCGCTGTCACCCTGTGCTCTGTACAGAATGCTTctcgcgcctaactttgggcgcaaacactggtataaatgctcacgccCAACTGAAGGCAGTTAGGCATTCAAATGCTGGAACGCTATAACTTCACACCTAATTTCTAGGAGTGTtcctgacctgtccatgctcctcccatggccacgcccttcACCACAGTccgtctcccctcccttcccctcaccttgcagtcttctttaaaatgtatttctctatctcttctcagaggggccccagcGCAGTAGCCAACCACACAAGCTGCCTCCGGCTGCTCCGAACCTTTCCCTCTCTGCTGCGATCCGCCCAGGTgggaacaggaaattgcatcggggggggggggggggggggaacagatcgcagcagagaaggaaagcttcGGGGCAGCCGGAGGATGAGGATGGCTGCCATGCCAGggtccctctgagaagggaaatacatttttaaagaagattgggaaggtgaagggaaggagatggactgtggtgggggagaaggggaagagatgtctGGACCATGGAGCCTCCTGGAGCTGTGGGACCCAGGGCAGCTGACCTGTTTGCCCCCCTCCTTAACGCCAGCCCTGCAGCATGGAGACATGCCAGCTTCCCCTCTGTTGTACTGTGGCATAGAGAAACACTAGGAGTggtcctgacccgcccatgctccgcccatggccatgccccttttgagtcacatgctatgaaatttaggtgcgcaTGCTATAAAATAGGGCATACAGCAGCTCTGCGTGTAACTCGTACTTACTGGCAAGTGCTTATTAACACTAATTATTAATTGTCAATGCTTCATAGATTAGTTTATTGGGGTCAGGACATAAAATGGGACTTGAGATATAGTACATTAACGCATGTATCTTTCAGCCTACCCATCCTTCTTTTCCTTTAAAATTTCTTCTGCCCTGAGGTCACATTTTAGAAACCAGGACTGAGCTTTTGGCTTGAAAGAATTTGCAGTGCTAAACAGCACAGCAACACCCCTTCTCAGCTTCAGCTAACCCAAGTTTTTTTATTTGAGTTCGCAGTGATAAACAGCACAGCAGCACCCCTTCTCAGCTTCAGCTAACCCAAGTTTTTTTTTCAGAGGCAGACATGGGGAGCAAGAATGAGGAGTTGGCAATGCTCTTCCACCTCCCTCAGAAGCAGAAGTTGAAAagaaggaacagagagaggaaaagaggTTGCATCCTTTCCAGGAAAGCTGGTACTTCTTTTTTCTTACCTTGTGATGCCGACGGGGCTGTACGGGTTTGCTCTGGACACAGAGTACCAATGACAGGAGAAAGAACACCCAAAGACTAGCACGCATTTTCGGTATTCGCTGCCGAGTCTTGCgccttcaaaaataaaaattgcctttGAAACGCCGAAGGGAGACAGTTCCCCGAGTCGTAGGGTTTGGGTGTTAGTGGTGCTCGCTTTCGGAAGTGCTTCTTTCGCTCGGCTCTTTGGTTTCTTTCCTCCGTCCTGCGGAGAAGACCGATCAAGGTGGGGTGTAGGTTTGTACAGATACTCCTTGCCTCATGTGCAATCTTGGACTTAAAAAGGGGCCCAATGACGTCAATGGTCCAGCCGCGTCTCCCTGGGATACCAGTCCAGCCCTTTAGCCCCTCACTAAAGGGGAACCTGCAGCCAGAAGTTGAagtgggaaagggggagataaagagggtggtgggggcgggaAAAAAATATTCTTGTGCCCACTGCTCTTTCCGTACATCTCAGAAAAGTACTTATCCCCCCAACCTGTCAAAGATCAAGGATTACAAGAAAACCGGAACCTTGAAGTCAGTTGTAAACGTTTTATTAATCCTGTTTTAATGTTCGATCGGCTCTCCTCTGGTTTCTTGGAAAGTTAAGGGCTCTTTTTTATCGGACTGGCTGCTAGGATACCCCGGGAGAATTTCTGGCCACAATATGCCAGGGGACTCCTGTATAGATCAATGCCGGGAGTCAGTAACCCTCATATGAGACACCTTCCCCCCAAAGCCTTTTGACCTTCCTGTGAACGTCACTTGATACACCAAATCATCTCCTAGGCAGGCAGAGTGACACTCACGTCATTTAACAAAAACTGTCTGGCTCATTTCTAGTCAAGTTAACATGTGAAAAGAACAGACTTCAAAACTGCATTATAGAAACTCCTGGGAATGAACTTTATTCCTTGTAACTTGTCATAGAGTGAGATAAGAGGAATAGAAATgcctgggtgggggggagggtggtctTTATTCCCTTCAGTGTGTGATACAGTGAGATAGAAGTGCCTGGGATG is drawn from Microcaecilia unicolor chromosome 14, aMicUni1.1, whole genome shotgun sequence and contains these coding sequences:
- the LOC115456992 gene encoding C-type natriuretic peptide-like, which produces MRASLWVFFLLSLVLCVQSKPVQPRRHHKVPVDLLREDSRALVSVEQTPATSQQTSPEPRPLREAPADSTATESTSPSSNRGWLRFFNDFMNNQKKFRGRTKKMPSQGCFGAKLDRIGALSGFGC